The genomic window CCGCCGTCGTCCCCAAGCGGCGACTGCGCGACCGGCTCCCCGTCGTCCACCAGCTCCGGCAGAGCGTCGGGCTCCAGCGCGGCATGCTGGTGACGGGTCTGGTCATCACCGGCGTGTTCATCCTCACGGCGATCTTCGCGCCGGTGCTGGCGCCCTACCGGTACAACCAGCTGCGCTCCGCCGAGGGCCCGTTCGGCGCTCAGCAGCCGCCGTCGCCCGAGCACCTGCTCGGCACGACCGTCGGCGGCTACGACGTGCTCTCGCGCGTCATCTGGGGGGCGCAGACCGCGCTGCTCGTGATCATCGTGGCCGTCGTGCTCTCGCTGTTCCTCGGCGTGTTCCTCGGCCTCGTCTCCGGGTACATCGGCGGATGGCTCGACCGCGTGCTCGTCGTCATCAGCGATGCGATCTACGCCTTCCCGTCCCTGCTCCTGGCGATCCTCGTCGCGATCGTGATCTCGGGCGGGCAGTCGAGCATGTGGGGCGGCATCTTCGCCGCCGCGATCTCGATCACGGTCGTGTTCATCCCGCAGTACCTGCGGGTGATCCGTGCCGAGACCGTGCGCATCAAGGCCGAGGCGTACGTGGAGTCGGCCAAGGTGCTCGGCGCGTCGAACTCGCGCATCATCTTCCGGCACGTCCTGCGCAACGCCACCCGCACGCTGCCGCTGATCTTCACACTGAACTCCTCCGAGGCGATCCTCACGCTCGCGGGCCTCGGCTTCCTGGGCTTCGGCATCGAGCCGACCTCGGCTGCCGAGTGGGGCTACGACCTCAACAAGGCGCTCTCCGACGTCACGAGCGGCATCTGGTGGACGGCGATGTTCCCGGGCCTCGCGATCGTGTTCACGGTGCTCGGCATCACGCTGGTCGGCGAGAGCCTGAACGACCTCGCCGACCCGCGCCTGCGGGGGCGGCGCCGGGTCGCCCAGGCCGCGGGCGAGGTCGCCGAGACCTCGGTCGTGCCGGGCGGCACCCTGGTCGCCGGTCCGGGAGGCCTCAGCGGCCTCGAGGACGGCGAGACGTTCGACGAGCACGGGATCGAGGTCAAGCGATGAGCACGGTGGTGGACATCGACCGGCTCGGCGTGTCGTTCGCGACGGACGCCGGGGCCGTGAAGGCCGTCGAGGACGTGAGCCTGACGGTGGAGCGCGGCGAGGTCGTCGCGATCGTCGGCGAGTCCGGCAGCGGCAAGACCGTGACGGCGAAGACCATCCTGGGCCTGCTGCCCGAGACCGCGACGACCAGCGGCGCCGTGGTCCTCACGAACCGGGCGGGCACCGCCGACCAGGACGTGGTGTCGCTCTCGCGCGACAAGCTGCGCTCGATCCGCGGCCGCGACGTCGCGATGGTGTTCCAGGAGCCCTCGACCGCCCTCAACCCGGTCTTCACCGTCGGGTGGCAGATCATGGAGGGCCTGCTCGCGCACGGGAAGCTGTCGAAGAAGCAGGCGCGCGCGAAGGCGATCGAGATCCTCGGCAAGGTCGGCATCCCCGACCCCGAGCACCGCGTCGACTACTACCCGCACCAGTTCTCGGGCGGCCAGAAGCAGCGCATCGTCATCGCCATGGCCCTCGTGCTCGAGCCCGGCCTCATCGTGGCCGACGAGCCGACGACCGCGCTCGACGTGACCGTGCAGGCCGAGATCCTCGACCTGCTGCGCCGCGTGCGCGACGAGTTCGGCACCGCGATCGTGCTCATCACGCACAACATGGGCGTCGTGGCCGACCTCGCCGACCGGGTCGTGGTCATGTACCAGGGCCGGGTGGTCGAGGAGGCCACCGCGCGCGAGCTCTTCGCGAACCCGCAGGACGACTACACCAAGGCGCTGCTCGCGGCCGTGCCGTACGTGGGGCACGGCACGGTGCGTGCGGCCGAGCGCGCGGCGGCGCGGCCCGCCGACTGGGCGGAGCAGGCGCCGATCGTCGAGGCCCGCGGCCTCGAGATCGTCTACCCGGGCCGGTTCGGCCGCGCGGGCTTCCGCGCGGTCGACGGCGTCGACCTCATGATCCGGCCCGGCGAGGTGCTCGGCCTGGTCGGCGAGAGCGGATCGGGCAAGACGACGATCGGCCGGGCGATCGCGGGCCTCACCAAGGTGACCGGTGGATCGCTGACGGTGCTCGGCCACGAGATGCTCGGCATCCGCGAGCGCGACTTCCGGCCGGTGCGCGACCGCCTCGGGTTCGTGTTCCAGGATCCGGCCTCGAGCTTCAACCCGCTGTTGACGATCGCCGAGGCCGTGGCCGAGCCGCTCGTGATCCACGAGCGCGCGGTCGACGCGCGCGACGCCCGCCCGCGGGTGAACGAGCTCCTCGAGGCGGTCCAGCTGCCCGCCTCCTACGGCGACCGGTACCCGCACGAGCTCTCCGGTGGCCAGCGCCAGCGCGCGAGCCTCGCGCGGGGGATCGCGCTCGAGCCCGAACTGCTCATCGCCGACGAGCCCACCTCGGCGCTCGACGTGTCGGTGCAGGCGCGCGTGCTCGACCTGTTCGCCGAGCTGCAGCGCGACTTCGGCTTCGCGTGCCTCTTCATCAGCCACGACCTCGCCGTGGTCGACCTGCTCGCCGACCGCATCGCGGTGCTCTACCACGGCCGGCTCGTCGAGGAGGGCACCGGCGCTGAGGTGCTCGGCGCGCCGAAGGACCCGTACACCCAGCGCCTGCTGGCGTCGCTGCCCGTGCCCGACCCGGTCGCCCAGGCCGAACGACGGGAGGAGCTGCGGCGCATCCGGGAGGCCACCCGATGACCCGCTCCGCGACGCACGGCTATCCGATCGTCGTGAGCGACCTCACGGTCGAGTACCCCGCCCACGGTGCGAGCGCGGCGCACGTCGCCGTGCACGGCGTGAACCTCCGGCTCGCCCCGGGGGAGGTGCTGGGACTGCTCGGGTCGGCGGGCAGCGGCACCTCGACGCTCGCCAAGGTGCTCTCCGGGGTCGCGTTCGAGTCGTCCGGACCGGGCGGCGAGGTGCGCCCGGTGATCACGGGCGGCGAGGCGCTGGTGCTGGGCACACCCCTGCGCGGCGTCAACCGGCGCCGGCTCAACGAGCTGCGGTTCCACGTCGGCTACCTGGCGCAGGATGCCGCGGCGAACCTGCCGCCCGACCGGACGATCTCCGAGATCATCGGCGAGCCGATCCTCGAACGCGACCACCGGTACAACCGGAAGGCCCTCACCACGCGCGTGGCGACGATGGTCGATGCCGTGCGGCTTCCGCTCAGCATGCTCGAGAAGTACCCGTACGAGCTGAGCGGCGGTCAGCGGCAGCGCGTGGCGCTGGCCCGGGCGCTCGTGCTCGGCCCGAAGCTGCTCATCGCCGACCAGCCCACGGCGGGCATCGACCTGACGGTGCGCGACGCGGTCGCGCAGCTCGTCAACGAGCTGCGCGACGGCCACACCTTCTCGGCGATCGTCATCACCCACGACCTGCCGGTGCTCCGCCGGGTCGCCGACCGCCTCGCGGTGCTCGATCGGGGCGAGCTCGTCGCGATCGGCACCATGGACGAGGTCTTCCACGATCCGTCGCATCCGTACGTGAAGGCGCTGGCCGGCGCGCTCGACGACGGCCACGCGGTGATCGACGAGCTGAAGCCCGAGCCGCCCGCGTGACGGCGCCCGGAGCCGGCGACGCACGGCACCGCGCGGTCGCGGGTGCGGTCGGCAGCGCGGATGCCGCGATGCTCGCGCCGCGGCCCGAACCGGGGCCGATCGCGATCGTGCCCGCCGACGAGCCTCGATTCGCCGAGGCGGTCGGCCGCGCCGGCGGGCACGTCGCACCGCTGTCGACGGCGACCCGCGGCCTGGTCTGGACCAGCGCCGAGGGCGAGGACCGGCTCGAGGAGCTGCTGGCGAGCCATCCGGCGATCTCGTGGGTGCAGCTCCCGTGGGCGGGCGTCGACGCGTTCGCCGGGCTGCTCCGGCGCCACCGCGGCGACGGCCGGGTGTGGACCAGCGCGAAGGGCGCGTACGCGCAGCCCGTCGCGGAGCACGCGCTCATGCTCGCGCTGGCCGTGCTCCGCGAGCTGCCGGCGCGCGTGCGCGCGGGGGAGTGGCGCGCCGACGAGCGCGGGCGGAGCCTCTACGGCGCCGATGTCGTGATCGTGGGCGCGGGCGGCATCGCGGTCGAGCTGCTTCGCCTGCTCGCGCCGTTCGGCGTGCGCGCGACGGTCGTCCGGCGTTCGGATGGCGCGGTGCCCGGCGCCGAGCGGACCCTGCCGGCCGTACGGCTGGCCGAGGCCCTCGCCACGGCCGAGGTGGTCTTCGTCGCCGCCGCGCTCACGGACGACACGCGCGGGCTCCTGGGTCGCGAGGAGCTCGGCGCGCTGCCCGACGGCGCGGTCCTCGTCAACGTCGCCCGCGGCGCGCTGGTCGACACCGCGGCGCTCGTGGAGGCGCTCGAGTCGGGGCGGCTCGGCGGGGCGGGCCTCGACGTCACCGACCCCGAGCCGCTGCCCGCCGGACATCCGCTCTGGCACGCGCCCAACTGCATCGTGACGCCGCACGTGGCCGACACCGAGGCGATGACCGTGCCGC from Agromyces aurantiacus includes these protein-coding regions:
- a CDS encoding ABC transporter permease gives rise to the protein MTAASTAVVPKRRLRDRLPVVHQLRQSVGLQRGMLVTGLVITGVFILTAIFAPVLAPYRYNQLRSAEGPFGAQQPPSPEHLLGTTVGGYDVLSRVIWGAQTALLVIIVAVVLSLFLGVFLGLVSGYIGGWLDRVLVVISDAIYAFPSLLLAILVAIVISGGQSSMWGGIFAAAISITVVFIPQYLRVIRAETVRIKAEAYVESAKVLGASNSRIIFRHVLRNATRTLPLIFTLNSSEAILTLAGLGFLGFGIEPTSAAEWGYDLNKALSDVTSGIWWTAMFPGLAIVFTVLGITLVGESLNDLADPRLRGRRRVAQAAGEVAETSVVPGGTLVAGPGGLSGLEDGETFDEHGIEVKR
- a CDS encoding D-isomer specific 2-hydroxyacid dehydrogenase family protein is translated as MTAPGAGDARHRAVAGAVGSADAAMLAPRPEPGPIAIVPADEPRFAEAVGRAGGHVAPLSTATRGLVWTSAEGEDRLEELLASHPAISWVQLPWAGVDAFAGLLRRHRGDGRVWTSAKGAYAQPVAEHALMLALAVLRELPARVRAGEWRADERGRSLYGADVVIVGAGGIAVELLRLLAPFGVRATVVRRSDGAVPGAERTLPAVRLAEALATAEVVFVAAALTDDTRGLLGREELGALPDGAVLVNVARGALVDTAALVEALESGRLGGAGLDVTDPEPLPAGHPLWHAPNCIVTPHVADTEAMTVPLFAQRVAANTAALLGTGRFEGLIDLDAGY
- a CDS encoding ABC transporter ATP-binding protein; this encodes MSTVVDIDRLGVSFATDAGAVKAVEDVSLTVERGEVVAIVGESGSGKTVTAKTILGLLPETATTSGAVVLTNRAGTADQDVVSLSRDKLRSIRGRDVAMVFQEPSTALNPVFTVGWQIMEGLLAHGKLSKKQARAKAIEILGKVGIPDPEHRVDYYPHQFSGGQKQRIVIAMALVLEPGLIVADEPTTALDVTVQAEILDLLRRVRDEFGTAIVLITHNMGVVADLADRVVVMYQGRVVEEATARELFANPQDDYTKALLAAVPYVGHGTVRAAERAAARPADWAEQAPIVEARGLEIVYPGRFGRAGFRAVDGVDLMIRPGEVLGLVGESGSGKTTIGRAIAGLTKVTGGSLTVLGHEMLGIRERDFRPVRDRLGFVFQDPASSFNPLLTIAEAVAEPLVIHERAVDARDARPRVNELLEAVQLPASYGDRYPHELSGGQRQRASLARGIALEPELLIADEPTSALDVSVQARVLDLFAELQRDFGFACLFISHDLAVVDLLADRIAVLYHGRLVEEGTGAEVLGAPKDPYTQRLLASLPVPDPVAQAERREELRRIREATR
- a CDS encoding ATP-binding cassette domain-containing protein translates to MTRSATHGYPIVVSDLTVEYPAHGASAAHVAVHGVNLRLAPGEVLGLLGSAGSGTSTLAKVLSGVAFESSGPGGEVRPVITGGEALVLGTPLRGVNRRRLNELRFHVGYLAQDAAANLPPDRTISEIIGEPILERDHRYNRKALTTRVATMVDAVRLPLSMLEKYPYELSGGQRQRVALARALVLGPKLLIADQPTAGIDLTVRDAVAQLVNELRDGHTFSAIVITHDLPVLRRVADRLAVLDRGELVAIGTMDEVFHDPSHPYVKALAGALDDGHAVIDELKPEPPA